Proteins encoded within one genomic window of Oncorhynchus mykiss isolate Arlee chromosome 27, USDA_OmykA_1.1, whole genome shotgun sequence:
- the LOC110507535 gene encoding uncharacterized protein LOC110507535: MYNCLFLSLTCLCILPGHDAEECVTSILAKRGSVNVPKGGTLSLSCVVQHCGDDGWTGGWGLSTEGQFLLFSPTPRHHLSNVTLTTNRTRLLMDILNVNQSDYGMYQCQITWVEGYTSVGHMTHVNITAATPPTSVWKVYSRVVVYVSTCLVITLVLVLGLGLACHRRSKVPSQPPPIPPPNPPPRSRSARKDKPPTPKPKPKIELVYAALSKGCLEQPNPNPQREAAQPTVYSSLHFP, encoded by the exons ATGTAcaactgtctgtttctctcattgACCTGTCTATGCATTCTCCCGG GTCATGATGCAGAGGAGTGTGTGACTTCAATCTTGGCAAAGAGAGGTTCTGTTAACGTACCAAAAGGGGGCACTCTTTCCCTATCCTGTGTTGTTCAGCATTGTGGAGATGATGGCTGGACAGGAGGATGGGGTCTGTCAACAGAGGGACAGTTCCTTCTATTTAGTCCCACTCCAAGGCATCATCTCTCCAACGTCACGTTGACAACCAATAGAACCCGTCTGCTCATGGACATCCTCAACGTCAACCAATCAGATTATGGAATGTACCAATGCCAGATCACCTGGGTTGAGGGATACACCAGTGTTGGACATATGACACATGTGAACATTACTGCAG CCACACCACCCACATCCGTGTGGAAGGTCTATTCCAGGGTGGTGGTGTATGTAAGTACCTGTTTGGTAATCACCCTGgttttggttctgggtctgggtctggcttGCCATAGAAGGTCAAAGGTCCCGTCTCAGCCCCCACCAATACCACCGCCGAACCCCCCGCCACGCTCCCGAAGCGCCCGCAAGGACAAGCCCC CCACACCCAAGCCTAAACCAAAGATAGAG TTGGTCTATGCAGCTCTTTCAAAGGGCTGCCTTGAACAGCCGAATCCTAATCCTCAACGAGAAGCTGCACAGCCCACAGTCTACTCCTCTCTCCACTTCCCCTGA